A region of the Bacillus sp. NP247 genome:
GCACCAGTATTCCAACGCGGTAGATCTATATTAGAAAGAGAAACAATTAAAGATGTATATATCCACAAATATGGTGGCGAATTAAGCTTTAAGTGGGCATCTGTAGAAAAATAAAAAAAAGCAGGCTAACCGCCTGCTTTTTTTTAATACGTACGTTTTTTATAAATGCTTTTTCCGCCAACTTGGTTCCAGCCAGATTGTACATCTAAACTTTTGTTAACAAACTTCATTTTTTCTTTCCCACCAAAGAGTTTTTCACCGATGCTATTTGTAATGACACCAATCAATGCTGTTATTCCGATGATGAGGGTAGCAACAATGATAAAATCAGTAAAAAAAGCGATCATATGCAAATTCCCCCTTTGCCTGTCTGTATTTTTATTGTATGAGATAAATGGTAAAAAAGAAAGAAATGTCAGAAAAATATTCAATTTACTTTAGAAAGCATATAGACATGAGTGAGGAGATTTGTTAAGATGAGAACGAATGTTCCTTTTGTTTCTAACCTTTAGAGTCTTACATTTCTCAATCGTTTTGTCGGGAAAAGGTAAGAAAACGCTCTCTTTTTGATAGGGAAGATTATGAAACTGTAATTGTATATCAATTGAAAATTATTGTAGAAAGTAAGTATCAAAAGGGTTGAAGAACGTTGTTAAAGGACAGTTTTACTGAGTGTAATCATGTTACATAGCAGTGGAGTACACGGAGAATTTTTCTCAACTAGCAGTAAATTCACTGTATATTTCTTGCAAAAACTATTGTATAATGATTATAGAAGTTACTTATTAAAAGTAATTATTGTTGCTTACATGAATTGCGATTTTTTACTTTGCTATAAGACAAGTTATCGCGAAAAATTGCGGAAGTTAGAAATTTAAACTGTAATTAGTACAGAATTTGTACTCTTTAAGGAGAGTGAGCTTTGTATGGTAACATTATATAGTTCTCCAAGCTGTACGTCTTGTAGAAAGGCGAAATTATGGCTAGAGGAAAATCATATTCCTTATACAGAACGTAATATTTTCTCAGATCCATTAACGATTGATGAGATTAAAGAGATTTTACGTATGACAGAAAGCGGAACGGATGAGATTATTTCTACTCGTTCAAAAGTTTTCCAAGAATTGAATGTGAACTTAGAGTCTTTACCACTTCAAGATTTATATAAGATGATTCGTGACTATCCAGGTATTTTACGTCGTCCAATTATGATTGACGAAAAACGCCTTCAAGTAGGTTACAACGAAGACGAAATCCGTCGTTTCTTACCACGTACAGTAAGAACGTTCCAATTACGTGAAGCACAGCGTCTTGTAAATTAATTATAATAATATGAAAACCTTCTACCTATTATAGAGTAGAAGGTTTTTTTTTACTGTTTAACATTACGTAATCGTACTTGTTGAACGATAAAGCCTATGCATAAAATCGTGAAAATGAACAAATAAGGGATACTTGCGGTAAAACTAGGATTATGATGAAAAAACGTTGCAAGTCTGTCTTCATGTGTAATCATTTTTCCTGCTGTATAGGCGAGAACTGCTGCTCCGCAATAGATGAGAAATGGAAAGCGTTCCATGAGTATTAAAATAAGTTTGCTTCCCCAAATGATAATCGGGATAGAAATGAATAAACCGATAATTACGAGTGAAAGTCTTCCGTGAGCTGCTCCTGCAATGGCAATAACATTGTCAAACCCCATAACGAGATCCGCAAATACAATTGTACGCACAGCTTGGAATAAAGTTGTTTTTCCTTTGATAGAAGAAAGATCGTTGTTATTATCAGTTAGTAAATTTACCGCAATTAATGTGAGTAAAATTCCGCCGATGAGTTGTAAAAATGGGATATCAAGTAAATAGACAGCTAGTATTGTGAGGAGAATTCGTAGCACAATTGCTAAAATAGTACCAATCAAAATGGCTTTATTTCGTTTTGATTCAGGTAAATTTCGGCTAGCTAGCGCGATGACAATTGCGTTATCGCCACCTAGTACAACATCGATACCGACAATCATTAGTACGGATGTTAAAAACTCTAAGTCCATTCGTCTGCCTCCATTTATGATGTTTTAATAAGCGAAATATATGTATGTGGTGAAGAAAGTTTGTCTAGTTTTGATTCCGCGCCCCCGGGGACAAAATAATCACCTCTAATAGAAGTTTCACTTTATTACAGTGTACGAGGGAATATGGGAATGTATGTCCAAATTTTTTGTAAGCAGTGAATTGGTATAATGGTATATTTATCCCGATTGGTGCGAGCTAATAATTAGTGGAGGATGAAAAAAATACTGATTAATGTTTCACTTTATGTAAACAGTCGAATACAGATAGGTATATAACTATTTTTGTAAAATAAATCGATTTTATTTCCATTCTGGAGAATCTTATCATAAAATGAGAGTACAAGAATCTATTGTTTTGTCATATGAGTGGGGAATCCCTTCATAACAATTCCAAGCAGGAAGGGAGAGTTGTATTTTGGATATTGAAAGAATTAATGACCATACAATGAAATTTTTTATTACGTACGTTGATATAGAGGACAGAGGGTTTAACCGTGAAGAAATTTGGTATGATCGCGAACGAAGTGAAGAGCTCTTTTGGGAGATGATGGACGAAGCTCGTGATCATGATGATTTCTTTATCGATGGGCCGTTATGGATTCAAGTGCAAGCAGTCGATAAAGGGATTGAAGTACTTGTAACGAAAGCGGAGCTTTCAAAGGATGGACAAAAGCTGGAACTACCAATAGGTGTGGATAAAATTATAGACATTCCTCTAGATGAAGGCATCGAATCATTATTCCAGCAAGAATTAGTGGAAGAGGTAGAAGAACAAGTAGGAACAAACTTTAATGAAGATGGTACGTTTGGCTTTTTAATTAAGTTTAATGATTTTGAAGATGTCATTTCATTAAGTCATCGTCTTATCTTTGAAGATATAAAAGATGAATTGCATTCATTTGAGGACCGCTATTATGTATATGTTGAATTCGATGAAGTGCTACATGAAGAAGAAGAAATTGATCGTATTTTAAGTATTGTTTTAGAATATGGAGAAGAATCTACTTTAACAATTCACCGTGTAAGCGAGTATGGGAAACAGGTTGTGAAAGAGCGTGCGCTTGAGACAATTCGCAACAATTTCCCTCCTAAAATGTAGGCCGATTTCTATAGTATGAAATCGGCTTTTTTTATGAAGAATAGGAAGGTTTTCTTATTTAGGGGGTAAGAGATGAAAAATACACTAAAACTACTTTTCTTTTTTCTACTACTGTTCGCAGTATTTGTTTCATTACGCATGTTTATTGATGTAGCATTTTATTCGGATGTCATTGGGATAAAGGATTTTTCGATTTTAGGTATTATTAGTATTTTATTTACGGTTTCCGCATTTTTAATTGGATGTGTTATTTTCTTAGAAAACCGCCATCCGTCAAAAACACTTACGTGGTTAATCGTACTAGGTATTTTTCCAGTATTCGGTTTCTTTGCTTATCTTTTATTTGGACAAAACTTTCGCAGAAAAAGAATGTTTCAAAAGAAGGCATTACTCGATGAACAGGCGTTTTTACAATATAAGGGACACGAAGATTACGAAGAACGGATTTTACGAAATCATAAGCATCAAGAATTGTTATTTCGTTTAGCAGATCGACTAGGTGCTTTAAATATTTCGTTTCAAACTGAAACGAGGACATTAACAAATGGAGACGAAACGTTTCAGGAAATTTTAGATGGGTTAAATCGAGCGAAACACCACATTCATATGGAGTATTACATTGTGCGTGATGACAAGCTAGGTACAGAAATTAAAGATATTCTAATAAAAAAATCCAAAGAAGGCGTTGTCGTACGTTTTTTATACGACGCGGTTGGAAGCTTTAAATTATCAAATTCGTATATTGAAGAATTGAATGATGCAGGAGTAGAAATGATTCCATTTTTCCCTGTGCGCTTTCCAATTTTAAACGATAAAATTAATTATCGAAACCACCGGAAAATCGTTATTATAGATGGAAATGAAGGGTTTGTAGGTGGATTAAATATTGGTGATGAGTATTTAGGGAAGGATAAATATTTCGGTTTTTGGCGAGACACGCATTTATATTTACGCGGTGAAGCAGTTCAAAGTTTACAGCTAATTTTCCTTCAAGACTGGTTTTATATGACTGGTGAGGCGGTATTAGCACCTGAATATTTACAAGCGGAAGCAGTTGAGGGTGATCATTGGGGCGGAGTCCAACTTGTTGGAGGTGGACCGGATAATAAATGGGAAACAATTAAACATTTATATTTTGCAATGATTGCTTCAGCTAGGAAATCGATTTGGATTGCAACACCATACTTTATTCCAGATGATGATATTTTATCTGCATTAAAAGTAGCTGCACTTGCTGGTATTGATGTTCGTTTGTTAATGCCAAGTAAGCCAGATAAGCGGACTGTCTTTTATGCATCAAGATCGTACTTTCCGGAGTTATTAGATGCAGGAGTAAAAATATATGAATATGAAAAAGGTTTTCTTCATAGTAAAGTTGTCATCGTGGATTCTGATCTCGCATCAATTGGGACAGCTAATATGGATATGAGAAGTTTTCATTTAAACTTTGAAGTAAATGCCTTTTTATATGATACAGGTAGCATTCGAAAGCTCGTTCAAGATTTTAAAGACGATTTAGAAGAATCCAGTGAAATTCATGTTGACCGATTTCATAAGAGACGTCTTCATAGGCGGATTGTTGAATCGACGTATCGGCTATTATCACCTTTATTATAGAAAGAGATGTCCTAATTTAGGATATCTCTTTTTTTGAGAGGAATTTGTAGTAAATTGTAGAATACAAGAAGTTGAAAGGGTGTGATGGTAATGTTTATTGCAAGGAGAGAAAACGGAGAAAAAATTCATCTATTATATAACCGGGATGAAGAGCGTTTACGCGAAATGCGTAAACGAGAAAAATTCTTTTGTACAGCTTGCGGAAAAGAAGTGCAAATGAAATTAGGGAAACAGAAGCGCTGGCATTTTGCTCATAAGAAAGTGGATTCATGTCTTACCTTTTATGAAGCAGAATCTATGTATCATATGCACGGTAAAGAATTGTTATATAGATGGTTAAAACGTCAAGATTTTCATGTAGATATAGAGCATTATCTGCCGGTAATCCAGCAACGGCCAGATATTTACGTAGAGAGAGCGGATAGAAAAATTGCGATTGAATATCAATGTGCAAATCTCTCCATAGAGCAGCTGTATAAGCGAACGTATTCGTATTGGAAAGCTAGTATACAAGTCATCTGGATAATCGGTGGAAATCAGTTGAAAAAGCAATCCACCTATTGGATGACATTCTCCTCCCTTATGGCTTTCTCCTTACAACCTTATCCTCAGCCATTTCTTATTTTCTTTTGTCCGAAACAAAAATTGTTTATGAAATGCGCATTTATCACTCCGTTTTCTACAAATGTCTCTTTCTCACATACTATTTATTTACCAACTGATACGACTACTGTTGACATGCTCTTTTCTCCCGTTCCTTTCCGAAAAGAGGTATTAGGAAAAGAATGGAAGAGAAAAAAGAGCCATTTTCGGCAAAACGCTCTATCTATCTGGAATTATAATCATAAGTCACTACTCCGCCTCTTATATCAATATAAATGTACCCCAGCGAGTTTTCCCTCTGAAATCGGTGTTCCGCTCCCATCCGCGTTTGCTTTTCAAACAAATCCATTTATATGGCAAGCTTTTCTTTATATGAAGTGTATAGGTATGCTTAAGGTAGGGGAGTATATTTCCTTGCAATACGTATGTAACTATGTAGCAAAATATACGAAGAGGCGCCTACTTCCGTATTTTGCACAACATATATGGAAGGTAGCAGTTGCGGAGTATATGACATTTTTATGTTATGCAGGTGTATTAATAAAAATAGGTATTAATAAGTATCGAAAAATAAGAGATGTTGTGGTGGTAAAAACAGAGGAAGAAATTATGAAATATGATGAAATTTGCTTAGCTCATGCACTATCTCTATTTGAGACAAAGTACAACATGAGAGATGGAAAAGGGGATATAATAAAGACTGATCGTGAAGGAATTACATAAGAAAAATCGAATTGTACTTAAGTAGAGATATTATAAGGAGGGCTTAAAGAATGGCTGAACAAAATACAGTAAAATCATTACCAAATCGCAATGAGATTGAAGAAGCAAACACATGGCGATTAGAAGATATTTTCCAAACAGATGCAGAATGGGAAAAAGAATTCCAAGCTATTAAAGAGCTATTGCCAAAGTTAACTGAATTTAAAGGGAAGCTTGGCGACTCTGCAGACAATTTGCTTGAGGCATTGCAATATGAAGATGAAATTTCAATGCGATTAGGTAAGCTATATACATATGCACATATGCGTTACGATCAAGATACAACAAACTCTGTGTATCAAGCATTAAATGATCGCGCAACAAATTTATACTCACAAGTATCTAGTAGCACAGCTTATATCGTACCTGAAATTTTATCTATTTCAGAAGATGCATTGCAAACATTCTTACAAGAAAATCGAGAACTAAGTGTATATGAGCATGCATTAGAAGAAATTACACGTCAACGCCCGCACGTATTATCTGAGGCAGAAGAAGCGTTATTAGCAGAAGCATCTGAAGTGATGAGTGCATCAAGTAATACATTCGGTATGTTGAATAATGCGGATTTGAAATTCCCATCTATTAAAGGTGAGGATGGAGAAGAGGTAGAAATAACACATGGTCGGTACATTCAGTTTTTAGAAAGTGATGATCGTCGTGTACGGGAAGATGCATTCAAAGCTGTATATGAAACGTACGGGAAATATAAGAACACATTTGCAAGTACGCTAAGTGGGGCTGTGAAACGTAATAATTTCAATGCGCGCGTTCGTAAATACGATTCTGCACGTCAAGCTGCATTAAGTAATAATAATATTCCTGAGGCGGTGTATGATCAACTTATTGAATCGGTAAATGATAATTTACACTTACTACATCGATACATTGATATTCGTAAGCGTGCTCTAGGTCTTGATGAGCTTCATATGTACGATTTATATACACCACTTGTACCAGAAGTGAAAATGAATGTGAAGTATGAAGAAGCGCAAGAAATGTTATTGAAATCTTTAAATGTACTTGGTGATGAATATGTTGAAATTTTAAAAGAAGCATATGAAAATCGCTGGGTAGATGTATATGAGAATAAAGGAAAACGAAGCGGAGCATATTCATCTGGTGCATACGGAATAAATCCGTATATTTTAATGAACTGGCATGATAATGTAAATAATTTATTTACACTTGCTCATGAGTTTGGTCATTCAGTGCATAGTTACTATACAAGGAAGACACAACCGCACGTATATGGTGATTATTCAATCTTCGTTGCAGAGGTAGCATCAACTTGTAATGAAGCACTTCTAAATGATTACTTATTGAAGACGACAGAAGATAAGAAAGAGCGTCTATATTTATTAAATCACTATTTAGAAGGTTTCCGTGGTACTGTATTCCGTCAAACAATGTTTGCAGAGTTCGAGCATATCATTCATAAAAAAGTACAAGAAGGACATGCCGTGACGCCAGATATGTTAACGGAGATTTACTACGATTTAAATAAGAAATATTTCGGGGATGCTTTAGTAATCGATAAAGAAATCGGTTTAGAATGGTCTCGTATTCCGCACTTCTATTACAACTATTACGTATATCAATACGCAACAGGATTTAGTGCAGCGACAGCTTTGTCAAAACAAATTTTAGAAGAGGGACAACCAGCAGTAGAACGTTACATTAACGAATTCTTAAAAGCTGGAAGCTCTGATTACCCAATTGAAGTGTTGAAAAAAGCAGGAGTAGATATGGCATCGCCAGAACCTGTAAAAGAAGCATTACAAGTATTTGAAGAGAAGTTAAATGAATTAGAAGCACTATTGTTTGAAGAGAAGTAATAAGAAAAGACGAGGGATTTTATCCTCGTCTTTTTGTTTGAAACATTTGTTCAAAAGTATTGTGTGTCGATATTTGTCGAAAAAATAAAGTGATTTTCTTTATTTTTTCTATAGTATAAGGGATCTTCACGACTTATTTTTGGAGTTAAAATCCTTTAAATCGTTTTCTATAGTTGAAATAAGAGACAGCGATGACGATAACCCCGAATAAAAGAGGAAAGGCAATAATTTTAGGAAAAGCTTGTAATAGAGAGAGGATATATAAGAAAAAAGAAACAATAACACATAGAAAGATAAGAAAAATATGAGATTTTTTCATAAGGAAACCTCCTAAATTGCTTTTTTTATAGCTTATTCAAGAATGAAAACGTTTAGAATGTGACAAAAGTGTGAAATTCGACAAAAGGGGTTGTCATCTGACGTCGAATCTTGTAATATAATAAGCGTGAACGAATTCACATACAAACATATACCCCTTTGTTTGAACGTGAAAATTTCTCCCATCCCCTTTAATATTTTTATAAGCCGTAAAGAAAAAGACCTGGTGTTTACACCAGGTCTTTTTCTTTTGCTATCCATTTCCAATAACGCTCGCACTTCACTTCAATCATTTGTACTTTTCGTTTTAGTTGTAATTTTTTTAGTTCGCGTTCTATTTCTTGCTGAGGGCAGTCATATATAAATGAGATTTCCTTTGAAGAAATAAATTGTGTTACTTCTAGTAATACTTCTAAAGGAGGTAATGGCTCTGGCTCAATCTCGCATTTTACAAGTTCTTTTAATAGCTGTACGTATACATCATAGGAATAAATTCCTGCGATTTTAATACCTTCCTCATCTGAATTTGCATGAAAAAATAGGAGGGAAGGTATTTCTGTAATATGCATCTCATTTGTGAATTTCAGGTCGCATTGGAAAGCCTTTTTTGCGCTAACTGAGTGTAGGTCTTTTTTAAATTCCTCTACATCAATGCCGCTATCTTTAGCACATGTAAGCAATAATTCACAGTCAGGGTTTGATACATTTTCAAGAAGAATGTATTCTTGGAGTTTTCGCAAAAACTTCGAACCTGCTTTTCGGCCTTGCAACTCCGCCGCCTTAATTGCCATCGAAACTAAATACGGTGTTGACGATGCCTCTTGCATATGTACTTTTCCATCACATGAAAAACCTTGTAAACTTGTTGTTTTTTCCCACACAAATCGAATATTAGCAGGTTTATTCCATTTGTGTGAGGAAGCGTTTGCCCCGTCCACTTTTCCTGTTACGATATGACGAATAGAGAAGTATTTCCCATATTCAAGCCATAGTTTAATAATAAATGGCTCGATATCCCAACAATCTTTACAAAGTGGATCAATAAATAAATATGCTTCTACAGACTTATGCTCGCATGTGGAAGGAGAAGGCATATTCATATGCTTTGCTTCCTGCTTATCCATTACGCTTCACCTGTTTCATTTGGAGTATTGACCATATGTTGAGCAGTTAATGCTAAACGCTCGAAAACAAACTCTCTTATATGACCGTGCACTCCTGTATCATCCATTGCTTGCTCCATACATGATAGCCAAGCTTCTGCGCGTTTTGGAGTAATCTCAAACGGAAGATGGCGTGCTCTTAGCATAGGATGCCCATGTTCTTCAGTGTATAAATTAGGACCACCTAAATATTGTGTTAAAAATTGTTTCTGCTTCCTAGCGGTTTCTGTTAAATCATCCGGGAAGATCGGAGATAAGTCAGGGTGTTCACTGACATAGGAATAAAATGTATCCACTAATGTTGCAATGCATTGTTCACCGCCAATTGCTTCAAATGGTGTCATCGGTTGCTTGCTCATCCTTTATAAACTCCTTTTTCCATGAAATGTATATCTATTGTAGCAATGGAATGTTATGAAGAGCAACTAAACAGCCTTCATAACATTCTTTGCTTATTCTATATGTTGCTAATAAATCTTAACTTTCCAAAAAGGTGAAACATAGTCACCAGTAAATCACTTCTGCACTGATGGAAATTTTACTTTAGCGCTCTTCGTTTTGTTTGGCAAGGAAAAAGCGTTTTACTTTGTTATTTGTATGACGAACTGGTACGTTATGTTGCTTTAATAACCTTATAAATGCTGCTTTACCGGTCTTTTCATCTTGCACTTCGTATTCGATTTCATAATCATCGTGATTGTAATAGAAACTATGATCAAAGACAAGTGTTCCGCCTTCAAATAATGTTTCAGCTCTTTCTGTTGTTAAACTTCCCATATAAGTTAAAGAGGAAACGGGAATTTGTAATTTGTCTAGCTGATCCATGACAGTTCCTTGAATGATTGCGTTTGTTTCCATCATAAGTTTGGCTTCTTTTTCTGTTATAGATTGATGGGTTTCTAATAAACCAATTTCAGCAGGTTGTTTTAATGTTAATGTATAAGTTCCATCTTTATGACGAATACGAAGAGCAGATCCCGTATCTTTTAAAGAAAATTGAGGTGTTTCAAAGTAGTGATTCACTTGTTTTGTAAATGCTTCAATAGAAAAAGATTTGCATAATGTTTGGAATTCTTCCTCTGTAACCATATTTTTAAATTCAATTTCAATTTCTTGTGTCATTGTATGCGCTCCTTTTGAAAAATAATTCTTTACACATTATCGCTTTTTCGCAAATTCGGTTCAATGTTTTATTTGTTTGCGTCCATGTTATGATACAATAATACTGTTAAGTAAGACAGGAAGTTGAGATGGAGGAGTTCGAGCATGCAAAATAAAATTCAAGTTAAGAGCGTAGAAACGAGAGAGAATGCGCTTATTTTTTGTGCGGAAAATACTGAAATAGAGGTAAAGGAGTTAAGTGCGCGTAATCACGTACTTGTAGACTCAGACAATTTATCATTTTTAT
Encoded here:
- the spx gene encoding transcriptional regulator Spx, with the translated sequence MVTLYSSPSCTSCRKAKLWLEENHIPYTERNIFSDPLTIDEIKEILRMTESGTDEIISTRSKVFQELNVNLESLPLQDLYKMIRDYPGILRRPIMIDEKRLQVGYNEDEIRRFLPRTVRTFQLREAQRLVN
- a CDS encoding TerC family protein; this encodes MDLEFLTSVLMIVGIDVVLGGDNAIVIALASRNLPESKRNKAILIGTILAIVLRILLTILAVYLLDIPFLQLIGGILLTLIAVNLLTDNNNDLSSIKGKTTLFQAVRTIVFADLVMGFDNVIAIAGAAHGRLSLVIIGLFISIPIIIWGSKLILILMERFPFLIYCGAAVLAYTAGKMITHEDRLATFFHHNPSFTASIPYLFIFTILCIGFIVQQVRLRNVKQ
- the mecA gene encoding adaptor protein MecA; this encodes MDIERINDHTMKFFITYVDIEDRGFNREEIWYDRERSEELFWEMMDEARDHDDFFIDGPLWIQVQAVDKGIEVLVTKAELSKDGQKLELPIGVDKIIDIPLDEGIESLFQQELVEEVEEQVGTNFNEDGTFGFLIKFNDFEDVISLSHRLIFEDIKDELHSFEDRYYVYVEFDEVLHEEEEIDRILSIVLEYGEESTLTIHRVSEYGKQVVKERALETIRNNFPPKM
- a CDS encoding cardiolipin synthase yields the protein MKNTLKLLFFFLLLFAVFVSLRMFIDVAFYSDVIGIKDFSILGIISILFTVSAFLIGCVIFLENRHPSKTLTWLIVLGIFPVFGFFAYLLFGQNFRRKRMFQKKALLDEQAFLQYKGHEDYEERILRNHKHQELLFRLADRLGALNISFQTETRTLTNGDETFQEILDGLNRAKHHIHMEYYIVRDDKLGTEIKDILIKKSKEGVVVRFLYDAVGSFKLSNSYIEELNDAGVEMIPFFPVRFPILNDKINYRNHRKIVIIDGNEGFVGGLNIGDEYLGKDKYFGFWRDTHLYLRGEAVQSLQLIFLQDWFYMTGEAVLAPEYLQAEAVEGDHWGGVQLVGGGPDNKWETIKHLYFAMIASARKSIWIATPYFIPDDDILSALKVAALAGIDVRLLMPSKPDKRTVFYASRSYFPELLDAGVKIYEYEKGFLHSKVVIVDSDLASIGTANMDMRSFHLNFEVNAFLYDTGSIRKLVQDFKDDLEESSEIHVDRFHKRRLHRRIVESTYRLLSPLL
- a CDS encoding competence protein CoiA, producing the protein MFIARRENGEKIHLLYNRDEERLREMRKREKFFCTACGKEVQMKLGKQKRWHFAHKKVDSCLTFYEAESMYHMHGKELLYRWLKRQDFHVDIEHYLPVIQQRPDIYVERADRKIAIEYQCANLSIEQLYKRTYSYWKASIQVIWIIGGNQLKKQSTYWMTFSSLMAFSLQPYPQPFLIFFCPKQKLFMKCAFITPFSTNVSFSHTIYLPTDTTTVDMLFSPVPFRKEVLGKEWKRKKSHFRQNALSIWNYNHKSLLRLLYQYKCTPASFPSEIGVPLPSAFAFQTNPFIWQAFLYMKCIGMLKVGEYISLQYVCNYVAKYTKRRLLPYFAQHIWKVAVAEYMTFLCYAGVLIKIGINKYRKIRDVVVVKTEEEIMKYDEICLAHALSLFETKYNMRDGKGDIIKTDREGIT
- the pepF gene encoding oligoendopeptidase F yields the protein MAEQNTVKSLPNRNEIEEANTWRLEDIFQTDAEWEKEFQAIKELLPKLTEFKGKLGDSADNLLEALQYEDEISMRLGKLYTYAHMRYDQDTTNSVYQALNDRATNLYSQVSSSTAYIVPEILSISEDALQTFLQENRELSVYEHALEEITRQRPHVLSEAEEALLAEASEVMSASSNTFGMLNNADLKFPSIKGEDGEEVEITHGRYIQFLESDDRRVREDAFKAVYETYGKYKNTFASTLSGAVKRNNFNARVRKYDSARQAALSNNNIPEAVYDQLIESVNDNLHLLHRYIDIRKRALGLDELHMYDLYTPLVPEVKMNVKYEEAQEMLLKSLNVLGDEYVEILKEAYENRWVDVYENKGKRSGAYSSGAYGINPYILMNWHDNVNNLFTLAHEFGHSVHSYYTRKTQPHVYGDYSIFVAEVASTCNEALLNDYLLKTTEDKKERLYLLNHYLEGFRGTVFRQTMFAEFEHIIHKKVQEGHAVTPDMLTEIYYDLNKKYFGDALVIDKEIGLEWSRIPHFYYNYYVYQYATGFSAATALSKQILEEGQPAVERYINEFLKAGSSDYPIEVLKKAGVDMASPEPVKEALQVFEEKLNELEALLFEEK
- a CDS encoding ClpXP adapter SpxH family protein yields the protein MDKQEAKHMNMPSPSTCEHKSVEAYLFIDPLCKDCWDIEPFIIKLWLEYGKYFSIRHIVTGKVDGANASSHKWNKPANIRFVWEKTTSLQGFSCDGKVHMQEASSTPYLVSMAIKAAELQGRKAGSKFLRKLQEYILLENVSNPDCELLLTCAKDSGIDVEEFKKDLHSVSAKKAFQCDLKFTNEMHITEIPSLLFFHANSDEEGIKIAGIYSYDVYVQLLKELVKCEIEPEPLPPLEVLLEVTQFISSKEISFIYDCPQQEIERELKKLQLKRKVQMIEVKCERYWKWIAKEKDLV
- a CDS encoding globin; protein product: MSKQPMTPFEAIGGEQCIATLVDTFYSYVSEHPDLSPIFPDDLTETARKQKQFLTQYLGGPNLYTEEHGHPMLRARHLPFEITPKRAEAWLSCMEQAMDDTGVHGHIREFVFERLALTAQHMVNTPNETGEA
- a CDS encoding CYTH domain-containing protein: MTQEIEIEFKNMVTEEEFQTLCKSFSIEAFTKQVNHYFETPQFSLKDTGSALRIRHKDGTYTLTLKQPAEIGLLETHQSITEKEAKLMMETNAIIQGTVMDQLDKLQIPVSSLTYMGSLTTERAETLFEGGTLVFDHSFYYNHDDYEIEYEVQDEKTGKAAFIRLLKQHNVPVRHTNNKVKRFFLAKQNEER